The following coding sequences are from one Acidobacteriota bacterium window:
- a CDS encoding response regulator, giving the protein MIVDDEELARELLREFLVSHGDVAVLATCANGFEAVKAVAEKKPDVLFLDVQMPGLDGFEVLELVERDAEGRPAVVFVTAYDQYALRAFDANAVDYLLKPFDRARFDMALERARSRIGAARPAAPAAPLRDGPLRRVVVKAGTTVTVLPVETIDFVKAEDDYVLLSAGGREHLKQQTLASLEDALPKERFVRIHRSYLLNLDRLKKVEPGETGAPTAVLADGTRLPVSRAGAQRLNEILGR; this is encoded by the coding sequence GTGATCGTGGACGACGAGGAGCTCGCCCGCGAGCTCCTCCGGGAGTTTCTCGTCTCCCACGGCGACGTCGCCGTCCTCGCCACGTGCGCGAACGGCTTCGAGGCCGTGAAGGCCGTCGCCGAGAAGAAGCCCGACGTCCTCTTCCTCGACGTCCAGATGCCGGGCCTCGACGGCTTCGAGGTCCTCGAGCTCGTCGAGCGCGACGCCGAGGGAAGGCCCGCCGTCGTCTTCGTCACCGCGTACGACCAGTACGCCCTCCGAGCCTTCGACGCGAACGCCGTCGACTACCTCCTGAAGCCGTTCGACCGCGCGCGCTTCGACATGGCGCTCGAGCGGGCCCGGAGCCGCATCGGCGCGGCCCGCCCGGCCGCGCCGGCCGCCCCGCTGCGCGACGGGCCTCTTCGTCGCGTGGTCGTGAAGGCCGGGACGACGGTGACCGTCCTTCCCGTCGAGACGATCGACTTCGTGAAGGCCGAGGACGACTACGTGCTCCTCTCCGCGGGCGGGAGGGAGCATCTCAAGCAGCAGACGCTCGCGAGCCTCGAGGACGCGCTTCCGAAGGAGCGCTTCGTCCGCATCCACCGCTCCTACCTCCTGAACCTCGACCGGCTGAAGAAGGTCGAGCCGGGGGAGACGGGCGCGCCCACGGCCGTCCTCGCGGACGGC
- a CDS encoding flotillin family protein: MALVSLVLLLGALGAALFFRWIPNNRVGIVEKLVSAKGSVTSGLIALHGEAGFQPQLLRGGWHVLPRVLYRVHRVPLVTIPQGKIGYVFARDGQPLSPTQTLASAGKAPDYQDAMAFITGGGQRGPQRMVLREGTWAINLALFAVVTDSGVLQLPLDKQDEEVLRRMAQLIAERQGFTPVVIKGGDDLVGIVTVHDGPSLAEGEIIAPVVGDDPAQRATYHNKFQDPERYLAAGGLRGRQLEVLVEGTYVLNRLFATVEMIPKTVVDVGSVGVVVSYTGRVGVDLSGPEYAHGETVTAGCRGVWSVPLGPGKYAFNTYAGRVVTVPTTNIILKWIRSETGSHRLDENLSEIGLITKDAFEPTLPLSVVIHIDYRKAPLVIQRFGDIKKLVEQTLDPMVSAYFKNVGQTRTLLQLIQDRSAIQDAASREMKDKFARYNLELEEVLIGTPGAAPGGSIEQILNQLRARQVAAEQVETYTRQQTAAVKERELREAEARAKQQSLLTESEVSITVQSNQGKAEYQRSLQQAAQIQALADAEGKKVRILADADAARIQAVGGAEADRAARVGIAQAVAAEEQVRAYGGPRYQVAQAVLSRFAEAIEKSKVDIVPRVMVGGGGADGSRTGNVLEALFALFVANQADGDGASAAARPEVETMKENVRKAVFGKMG, from the coding sequence CTGGCCCTCGTGAGCCTCGTCCTCCTCCTCGGCGCGCTTGGGGCCGCGCTTTTCTTCCGGTGGATCCCGAACAATCGCGTCGGGATCGTGGAGAAGCTCGTCAGCGCGAAGGGGTCGGTCACGTCCGGCCTCATCGCGCTTCACGGCGAGGCGGGCTTTCAGCCTCAGCTCCTGCGCGGCGGCTGGCACGTCCTGCCGCGCGTCCTCTACCGCGTCCACCGCGTGCCCCTCGTGACGATTCCCCAGGGCAAGATCGGCTACGTCTTCGCGCGCGACGGCCAGCCGCTCTCCCCCACGCAGACGCTCGCCTCGGCGGGCAAGGCGCCCGACTACCAGGACGCGATGGCCTTCATCACCGGCGGCGGCCAGCGCGGGCCGCAGCGGATGGTCCTCCGCGAAGGCACGTGGGCGATCAACCTCGCGCTCTTCGCGGTCGTGACCGACTCCGGCGTCCTCCAGCTCCCGCTCGACAAGCAGGACGAAGAGGTGCTCCGCCGCATGGCGCAGCTCATCGCCGAGCGCCAGGGCTTCACGCCCGTCGTCATCAAGGGCGGCGACGACCTCGTCGGGATCGTGACCGTCCACGACGGCCCGTCGCTCGCGGAGGGCGAGATCATCGCGCCCGTCGTGGGCGACGACCCCGCCCAGCGCGCGACGTACCACAACAAGTTCCAGGATCCGGAGCGCTACCTCGCCGCGGGCGGCTTGCGCGGCCGCCAGCTCGAGGTCCTCGTCGAGGGCACGTACGTCCTGAACCGCCTCTTCGCGACGGTCGAAATGATCCCGAAGACCGTCGTCGACGTCGGCTCGGTCGGCGTCGTCGTGTCCTACACGGGCCGGGTCGGCGTCGACCTCTCGGGCCCCGAGTACGCGCACGGCGAGACCGTGACCGCGGGCTGCCGCGGCGTCTGGAGCGTCCCGCTCGGCCCCGGAAAGTACGCCTTCAACACGTACGCGGGCCGCGTCGTGACGGTGCCGACGACGAACATCATCCTGAAGTGGATCCGCTCGGAGACGGGCTCGCACCGCCTCGACGAGAACCTGTCGGAGATCGGCCTCATCACGAAGGACGCGTTCGAGCCGACGCTGCCTCTCTCGGTGGTGATCCACATCGACTATCGGAAGGCGCCGCTCGTCATCCAGCGTTTCGGCGACATCAAGAAACTCGTCGAGCAGACGCTCGACCCGATGGTGTCGGCCTATTTCAAGAACGTGGGCCAGACGCGCACGCTCCTGCAGCTCATCCAGGACCGCAGCGCGATCCAGGACGCGGCCTCGCGGGAGATGAAGGACAAGTTCGCGCGCTACAACCTCGAGCTCGAGGAGGTTCTCATCGGGACGCCGGGCGCGGCGCCGGGAGGCTCGATCGAGCAGATCCTGAACCAGCTCCGTGCGCGGCAGGTGGCTGCCGAGCAGGTCGAGACGTACACGCGCCAGCAGACGGCCGCCGTCAAGGAGCGCGAGCTCCGCGAGGCCGAGGCGCGCGCGAAGCAGCAGTCTCTTCTGACCGAGTCGGAGGTCTCGATCACCGTTCAGTCCAACCAGGGCAAGGCCGAATACCAGCGTTCGCTCCAGCAGGCGGCGCAGATCCAGGCGCTCGCCGACGCGGAAGGCAAGAAGGTGCGCATCCTCGCGGACGCGGACGCCGCGCGCATCCAGGCGGTGGGAGGCGCCGAGGCCGACCGGGCGGCGCGCGTCGGCATCGCGCAGGCGGTCGCGGCCGAGGAGCAGGTCCGCGCCTACGGCGGGCCGCGCTACCAGGTCGCGCAGGCCGTCCTCTCGCGGTTCGCGGAGGCCATCGAGAAGTCGAAGGTCGACATCGTCCCCCGCGTGATGGTCGGCGGCGGCGGGGCCGACGGCTCGCGCACGGGCAACGTCCTCGAGGCGCTCTTCGCGCTCTTCGTCGCGAACCAGGCCGACGGCGACGGCGCGAGCGCCGCCGCGCGGCCCGAGGTCGAGACGATGAAGGAGAACGTTCGCAAGGCGGTCTTCGGGAAGATGGGCTGA
- a CDS encoding histidine kinase → MHPLLARPGAFAVYLIAWVPLTAILGALLVLAGGMTALEAAVVSPLLTGVYAFVCLSSWYLCIAFPIRTSRLFSLAVTLTVASVVAASLWVLWGATLGGLLALAPPFAALPEALRRATLVVLLLGILLYLLAVALHYLLAAARDAKEREEREVELKSLARDAELQALKERLNPHFLFNALNSIGSLAASRPEEARRMCALLSDFLRTTLGLSGKAEIPLSEEIALARRYLAVERVRFGDRLGFTEDLDPAAADSLVPPLLLQPLVENAVKHGIARRIDGGTLTLVTKRFGDRVSIVVENPADDDAPPAAGTGLGLVNVARRVSASWGDAGRFSARRVDATFRAEIELPARV, encoded by the coding sequence GTGCACCCGCTTCTCGCGCGGCCGGGCGCCTTCGCGGTCTACCTGATCGCGTGGGTCCCGCTCACGGCCATCCTCGGCGCGCTCCTCGTCCTCGCGGGCGGGATGACGGCGCTCGAGGCCGCCGTCGTCTCGCCGCTCCTGACGGGCGTGTACGCCTTCGTGTGCCTTTCCTCGTGGTACCTGTGCATCGCATTCCCGATCCGGACGTCCCGGCTCTTTTCGCTCGCCGTCACGCTCACGGTCGCGTCGGTCGTGGCTGCGTCGCTCTGGGTGCTCTGGGGCGCGACGCTCGGCGGCCTTCTCGCCCTCGCCCCGCCGTTCGCGGCGCTGCCCGAGGCGCTCCGGCGGGCGACGCTCGTCGTCCTCCTCCTCGGCATCCTCCTGTACCTCCTCGCGGTCGCGCTCCACTACCTCCTCGCGGCGGCGCGGGACGCGAAGGAGCGCGAGGAGCGCGAGGTGGAGCTCAAGTCCCTCGCGCGCGACGCCGAGCTCCAGGCCCTCAAGGAGCGCCTGAACCCCCACTTCCTCTTCAACGCGCTCAACTCGATCGGCTCGCTGGCCGCGTCGCGCCCCGAGGAGGCGCGCCGCATGTGCGCGCTGCTGTCGGACTTTCTCCGGACGACGCTCGGCCTCTCGGGCAAGGCGGAGATCCCGCTCTCGGAGGAGATCGCGCTCGCGCGGCGCTACCTCGCGGTCGAGCGCGTGCGTTTCGGCGACCGCCTCGGGTTCACCGAGGACCTCGACCCGGCCGCGGCGGATTCGCTCGTGCCGCCGCTCCTCCTGCAGCCGCTCGTCGAGAACGCCGTCAAGCACGGGATCGCGCGCCGCATCGACGGCGGCACGCTCACGCTCGTGACGAAGCGCTTCGGCGACCGCGTTTCGATCGTCGTCGAGAACCCCGCCGACGACGACGCACCGCCCGCCGCGGGAACGGGGCTCGGCCTCGTGAACGTCGCCCGGCGCGTGTCCGCCTCGTGGGGCGACGCCGGCCGCTTCTCCGCGCGCCGCGTGGACGCGACGTTCCGCGCCGAGATCGAGCTGCCCGCGCGCGTCTGA
- the metH gene encoding methionine synthase yields the protein MSAEARLRALLSRRVAVIDGAMGTMIQREGLDEAAYRGDRFRNHARDLKGANDLLVLTQPAIVEKIHRQYLEAGADILETNTFNAQAISLADYGLEPLAYELNVAAARLARSAVDAHRAATGKDAFVAGALGPTNRTLSLAVDVNDPGKRTHVFTDMVAAYREQVRGLLDGGADVLLFETVFDTLVLKAALFAAQQLLDEGARRVPLMVSVTITDKSGRTLSGQMVEAFWNSIAHVPLLSVGINCALGAREMRPYVEELSGLAPVFTSAYPNAGLPNAFGGFDETPEIMCADLAAFAREGWVNVVGGCCGTTPEHIRAIADAVHGIPPRRVPEVPRATRLSGLEPYTLRDGVFTVVGERTNVTGSPRFSKLVLAGDYEGALAVARQQVEGGANVLDVCMDEGMLDGAAAMTRFLSLVSAEPDIAKLPIMLDSSKWDVIEAGLRCLQGKAVVNSLSLKEGEDAFRAHARLVRRYGAAVIVMAFDEAGQAATAERKLAIASRAYRILTEEVGFPPEDVIFDPNVLTVATGIEEHDSYAVDFFEATRRIKEALPFAKVSGGISNVSFSFRGNNTVREAMHAAFLYHAIRAGLDMGIVNAGQLAVYEDVPKDLLERVEDVLLNRRSDATERLLAFAASVKQAGPAEAKTDAWRSGTVEERLTHALVHGITDFVEADTEEARRALARPLDVIEGPLMAGMNVVGDLFGAGKMFLPQVVKSARVMKRAVAYLEPYLQADKAAGASTSQGRILLATVKGDVHDIGKNIVGVVLACNGYEVIDLGVMVAADRILKAAKEHAVDAVGLSGLITPSLEEMTHVARELERGGFAVPLLIGGATTSPVHTAVKIAPAYGKPVVHVHDASRAVGVVSGLLGGEKAAFAETNRKKQALLAAEHEARAKKPLVPLAAARARRPKLDWAAADLAVPSFTGVRVLHDVPLETLVPFIDWSPFFHAWEMRGRYPQILDDAVLGERARELFADAQALLARVVQERLLTARGVHAFFPAASEGDDVAVFADEARTKRLATLHTLRQQMEKPEGQPLEALADYVAPAASGRRDHIGLFAVTAGIGADELARSFEAAHDDYSAILAKALADRLAEAFAEMLHQRARSDWGYGRGEALTHEELLREKYRGIRPAPGYPACPDHTEKRTLFDLLGAEDAAGIRLTESFAMSPAASVSGFYFAHPDAHYFAVGRLGRDQVEDYARRKGLPVEEAERWLAPNLGYEPARVAVPAAAAR from the coding sequence ATGAGCGCCGAGGCACGCCTGCGGGCGCTGCTCTCCCGCCGGGTCGCCGTGATCGACGGAGCGATGGGGACGATGATCCAGCGCGAGGGTCTGGACGAGGCCGCGTACCGCGGGGACCGGTTCCGCAATCACGCAAGGGACCTCAAGGGCGCCAACGACCTCCTCGTCCTCACGCAGCCCGCCATCGTCGAGAAGATCCATCGCCAGTACCTCGAGGCCGGCGCGGACATCCTCGAGACGAACACGTTCAACGCGCAGGCGATCTCGCTCGCGGACTACGGCCTCGAGCCGCTCGCGTACGAGCTGAACGTCGCGGCCGCGCGGCTCGCGCGGAGCGCCGTCGACGCCCACCGCGCGGCGACCGGCAAGGACGCCTTCGTCGCGGGCGCCCTCGGGCCGACGAACCGGACGCTGTCCCTCGCCGTGGACGTGAACGACCCGGGCAAGCGCACGCACGTCTTCACGGACATGGTCGCCGCGTACCGCGAGCAGGTGCGCGGCCTTCTCGACGGCGGCGCCGACGTCCTCCTCTTCGAGACGGTCTTCGACACGCTCGTCCTCAAGGCGGCGCTCTTCGCGGCGCAGCAGCTCCTCGACGAGGGCGCGCGGCGCGTCCCGCTCATGGTTTCCGTCACGATCACGGACAAGTCCGGCCGGACGCTCTCGGGCCAGATGGTCGAGGCGTTCTGGAACTCGATCGCCCACGTCCCGCTCCTCTCGGTCGGGATCAACTGCGCGCTCGGGGCCAGGGAGATGCGGCCGTACGTCGAAGAGCTGTCGGGCCTCGCGCCGGTCTTCACGAGCGCGTATCCGAACGCCGGCCTCCCGAACGCGTTTGGCGGCTTCGACGAGACGCCCGAGATCATGTGCGCCGACCTCGCGGCCTTCGCGCGCGAGGGCTGGGTCAACGTCGTGGGCGGCTGCTGCGGGACGACGCCGGAGCACATCCGCGCGATCGCCGACGCCGTCCACGGCATCCCGCCGCGGCGCGTCCCCGAGGTCCCGCGCGCCACGCGCCTCAGCGGCCTCGAGCCGTACACGCTGCGCGACGGTGTCTTCACGGTCGTCGGCGAGCGGACGAACGTGACGGGCTCGCCGAGGTTCTCGAAGCTCGTCCTCGCGGGCGACTACGAGGGCGCGCTCGCCGTCGCGCGGCAGCAGGTGGAGGGCGGCGCGAACGTCCTCGACGTCTGCATGGACGAGGGGATGCTGGACGGGGCCGCCGCGATGACGCGTTTCCTCAGCCTCGTTTCGGCGGAGCCGGACATCGCGAAGCTGCCGATCATGCTCGACAGCTCGAAGTGGGACGTGATCGAGGCGGGCCTGAGGTGCCTGCAGGGCAAGGCCGTCGTGAACTCGCTCAGCCTGAAGGAGGGCGAGGACGCGTTCCGCGCCCACGCGCGGCTCGTCCGGCGCTACGGCGCCGCGGTGATCGTGATGGCGTTCGACGAGGCCGGCCAGGCGGCGACGGCCGAACGCAAGCTCGCGATCGCCTCCCGCGCGTACCGGATCCTCACCGAAGAGGTCGGATTCCCGCCCGAGGACGTCATCTTCGACCCGAACGTCCTGACGGTCGCCACGGGCATCGAGGAGCACGATTCCTACGCCGTCGACTTCTTCGAGGCGACGCGCCGCATCAAGGAGGCGCTCCCGTTCGCGAAGGTCTCCGGCGGGATCTCGAACGTGTCGTTCTCGTTCCGCGGGAACAACACGGTCCGCGAGGCGATGCACGCGGCGTTCCTCTACCACGCGATCCGCGCCGGACTCGACATGGGGATCGTGAACGCCGGCCAGCTCGCGGTCTACGAGGACGTCCCGAAGGATCTCCTCGAGCGCGTCGAGGACGTCCTCCTGAACCGGCGAAGCGACGCCACCGAGCGCCTCCTCGCATTCGCCGCGTCCGTGAAGCAGGCCGGCCCGGCCGAGGCGAAGACCGACGCGTGGCGGAGCGGGACGGTCGAAGAGCGCCTGACGCACGCCCTCGTCCACGGCATCACGGACTTCGTCGAGGCCGATACCGAAGAGGCGCGCCGGGCGCTCGCCCGGCCGCTGGACGTCATCGAGGGGCCGCTCATGGCGGGAATGAACGTCGTCGGCGACCTCTTCGGCGCCGGGAAGATGTTCCTGCCGCAGGTCGTCAAGAGCGCGCGCGTCATGAAGCGCGCGGTCGCGTACCTCGAGCCGTACCTCCAGGCCGACAAGGCCGCCGGGGCGTCGACGTCGCAGGGCAGGATCCTTCTCGCGACGGTCAAGGGCGACGTCCACGACATCGGGAAGAACATCGTCGGCGTCGTCCTCGCGTGCAACGGCTACGAGGTGATCGACCTCGGCGTGATGGTCGCCGCCGACCGCATCCTCAAGGCGGCGAAGGAGCACGCCGTCGACGCCGTCGGCCTCTCGGGCCTCATCACGCCGTCGCTCGAGGAGATGACGCACGTGGCGCGCGAGCTGGAGCGCGGGGGCTTCGCCGTGCCGCTCCTCATCGGTGGCGCCACGACGAGCCCCGTCCACACCGCCGTGAAGATCGCCCCCGCGTACGGCAAGCCCGTCGTCCACGTGCACGACGCCTCGCGCGCGGTCGGCGTCGTCTCCGGCCTCCTTGGCGGAGAGAAGGCGGCGTTCGCGGAGACGAACCGCAAGAAGCAGGCGCTCCTCGCCGCCGAGCACGAGGCGCGGGCAAAGAAGCCCCTCGTCCCGCTCGCGGCGGCCCGGGCGCGCCGCCCGAAGCTCGACTGGGCGGCGGCGGACCTTGCCGTCCCGTCCTTCACGGGCGTCCGCGTCCTCCACGACGTGCCGCTCGAAACGCTCGTCCCGTTCATCGACTGGTCGCCGTTCTTCCACGCGTGGGAGATGCGCGGCCGCTATCCCCAGATCCTGGACGACGCGGTCCTGGGGGAAAGAGCCAGAGAGCTCTTTGCCGACGCGCAGGCGCTCCTCGCGCGCGTCGTGCAGGAGCGGCTCCTGACCGCCCGCGGAGTCCACGCGTTCTTCCCCGCCGCGTCCGAGGGCGACGACGTCGCCGTCTTCGCCGACGAGGCGCGCACGAAGAGGCTCGCGACGCTTCACACGCTCCGCCAGCAGATGGAGAAGCCCGAGGGCCAGCCGCTGGAGGCGCTCGCGGACTACGTGGCGCCCGCCGCGAGCGGCCGGAGGGATCACATCGGCCTCTTTGCCGTGACGGCCGGTATCGGCGCCGACGAGCTTGCCCGGTCCTTCGAGGCCGCGCACGACGACTATTCCGCGATCCTCGCGAAGGCGCTTGCGGATCGCCTCGCCGAGGCGTTCGCCGAGATGCTGCACCAGCGCGCCCGCTCCGACTGGGGCTACGGGCGCGGCGAGGCCCTCACGCACGAGGAGCTCCTTCGGGAGAAGTACCGCGGCATCCGCCCCGCGCCGGGCTATCCCGCGTGCCCCGACCACACCGAGAAGCGCACGCTCTTCGACCTCCTCGGAGCCGAGGACGCCGCCGGCATCCGCCTCACGGAGAGCTTCGCGATGTCTCCGGCGGCGTCGGTCTCCGGCTTCTACTTCGCGCACCCCGACGCGCATTACTTCGCGGTCGGCCGCCTCGGGAGGGACCAGGTCGAGGACTACGCCCGCCGCAAGGGGCTCCCCGTGGAGGAGGCCGAGCGCTGGCTCGCGCCGAACCTCGGGTACGAGCCCGCGCGCGTCGCCGTGCCCGCCGCCGCGGCCCGCTGA
- a CDS encoding bifunctional homocysteine S-methyltransferase/methylenetetrahydrofolate reductase, with translation MKRDIRERLKTEVLLGDGAMGTLLVSRGAPADGPRSPVCLTTPDLVKEIHDDYAAAGAQVISTNTWDANRSKLTKFDWADSLEKINREAVRLAHASAEGEYVYVGGVVGPLGQLVKPYGPLTRPHVREIFTEQLRILLEEKVDLLVFETFSSLLEILEAVRAARALSAEIPVLASMTFLADGKTSFGDEAAESLRALADAGADVVGLNCAIGPQESLEVLTRATSSVSLPVSLMPNAGYPWIVGGRTVYPATADYFRETAREAVQAGAAYLGGCCGTGPEHVAAMARETVGKARRAAHAAPSVFVSSERPRPEAAPLETSAFKRKLADPAARVVTVEVEPPKGFDSSVALDGARTLKTLGVDAVNVTDNPMARLRMSSIAVAHLIRHETGAETIFHFSPRDRNVLGIQSDLLGAAGLGIKALLVVGGDPLKIGDYPQAKPVGEVDTLGLLRIVKGLNAGVDLAGGAIGAATSFAIGCAANPAAKDLDVEISKLAAKIDAGATFAQTQPVWDLAALDRFCARAESRSIPVLVGLIPPKSLKQALYFANEVPGMVVPESLIERMRKAADKGPEFEEEEGIALALELAKEMAARVRGLHVMPMGRYGVVKRLMEALG, from the coding sequence ATGAAGAGAGACATCCGCGAGCGCCTGAAGACCGAGGTCCTGCTCGGCGACGGCGCCATGGGCACGCTCCTCGTCTCGCGCGGCGCCCCCGCGGACGGCCCGCGCTCTCCGGTCTGCCTCACGACTCCGGACCTCGTCAAGGAGATCCACGACGACTACGCCGCCGCCGGCGCCCAGGTGATCTCCACGAATACGTGGGACGCGAACCGCTCCAAGCTCACGAAGTTCGACTGGGCGGACTCGCTCGAGAAGATCAACCGCGAAGCGGTCCGCCTCGCGCATGCCTCGGCCGAGGGCGAATACGTCTACGTCGGAGGCGTCGTCGGCCCTCTCGGGCAGCTCGTCAAGCCCTACGGGCCGCTCACCCGCCCTCACGTTCGGGAAATCTTCACCGAGCAGCTCCGCATCCTCCTCGAGGAAAAAGTCGACCTCCTCGTCTTCGAGACGTTCTCGTCCCTGCTCGAGATCCTCGAGGCCGTGCGCGCCGCGCGCGCCCTCTCGGCGGAGATCCCCGTCCTCGCGTCCATGACGTTCCTCGCGGACGGCAAAACGAGCTTCGGCGACGAGGCGGCCGAGAGCCTCCGCGCGCTTGCGGACGCCGGCGCGGACGTCGTCGGCCTGAACTGCGCGATCGGCCCGCAGGAATCCCTCGAGGTCCTGACGCGCGCGACGTCCTCAGTTTCCCTCCCCGTCTCGCTCATGCCGAACGCGGGCTACCCGTGGATCGTCGGCGGCCGCACCGTCTACCCCGCGACGGCCGACTACTTCCGCGAGACGGCGCGTGAGGCCGTGCAGGCCGGCGCCGCGTACCTCGGCGGCTGCTGCGGCACGGGCCCCGAGCACGTCGCCGCGATGGCCCGCGAGACCGTCGGCAAGGCCCGCCGCGCCGCCCACGCCGCCCCGTCCGTCTTCGTGTCGTCCGAGCGCCCGCGGCCCGAGGCCGCGCCGCTCGAGACGTCCGCGTTCAAGCGCAAGCTCGCCGACCCCGCGGCCCGCGTCGTGACGGTCGAGGTCGAGCCGCCGAAGGGCTTCGACTCCTCGGTGGCGCTGGACGGCGCCCGCACGCTCAAGACGCTCGGCGTCGACGCCGTGAACGTCACGGACAACCCGATGGCGCGCCTCCGGATGTCCTCGATCGCCGTCGCCCACCTCATCCGCCACGAGACGGGCGCCGAGACGATCTTCCATTTCTCGCCGCGCGACCGGAACGTGCTCGGCATCCAGTCGGACCTCCTCGGGGCCGCGGGCCTCGGGATCAAGGCGCTTCTCGTCGTGGGCGGCGACCCGCTGAAGATCGGCGATTACCCGCAGGCCAAGCCCGTCGGCGAGGTCGACACGCTCGGTCTCCTGCGCATCGTCAAGGGCCTGAACGCGGGCGTCGACCTCGCGGGCGGCGCGATCGGAGCCGCCACGTCCTTCGCGATCGGCTGCGCCGCGAACCCGGCCGCCAAGGACCTCGACGTCGAGATCTCGAAGCTCGCCGCGAAGATCGACGCGGGAGCGACGTTCGCCCAGACGCAGCCCGTCTGGGATCTCGCGGCGCTGGACCGGTTCTGCGCGCGCGCCGAGTCGCGTTCGATTCCCGTCCTCGTCGGCCTCATCCCGCCGAAGAGCCTCAAGCAGGCCCTCTACTTCGCGAACGAGGTTCCGGGGATGGTCGTCCCCGAGTCCCTGATCGAGAGGATGCGCAAGGCCGCCGACAAGGGGCCGGAGTTCGAGGAGGAGGAGGGCATCGCGCTCGCCCTCGAGCTCGCCAAGGAGATGGCGGCGCGCGTCCGCGGCCTGCACGTGATGCCGATGGGCCGCTACGGCGTCGTCAAGCGCCTCATGGAGGCGCTCGGATGA
- the purD gene encoding phosphoribosylamine--glycine ligase: protein MRLLVVGSGGREHALVWKLAQAPGVTDIFCAPGNPGIAKLATCIPISVDNVVELADFAESMSIDLTIVGPELPLTLGLVDELTHRGLLAFGPNRLAAELEGSKAFSKTFMKKYAIPTADAEIVTNRAEAERALKSFGLPVVFKADGLAAGKGVVIAQEPAEAEQALKLFFEDRVFGSAGDRVLVERFISGDEVSFMVLCDGERALPLATVKDYKKIYDGDRGPNTGGMGSHSPSVLLDASTASDILAFVVQPTLKGMKEEGRPFRGVLFVGIILEKGLNPYVLEYNVRFGDPETQAVMLRMDGDLLPFLLASARGKFEEGVTPGWRREATACLVLTAEGYPGPYEKGRPITGIEDAEAEEGVFVFHGGTATTPDGRLVTAGGRVLNVCARSRGLSQALKKARDAAEKIHFDGRHFRRDIGKKALEILMERSGSLLR, encoded by the coding sequence ATGAGACTTCTCGTGGTCGGCTCGGGGGGGCGGGAGCACGCGCTCGTCTGGAAGCTCGCGCAGGCGCCGGGCGTCACGGACATTTTCTGCGCGCCCGGCAACCCCGGCATCGCGAAGCTCGCGACGTGCATCCCCATCTCCGTCGACAACGTCGTCGAGCTGGCCGACTTCGCCGAGTCGATGAGCATCGACCTGACGATCGTCGGGCCCGAGCTGCCGCTCACGCTCGGCCTCGTGGACGAACTGACGCACCGCGGCCTTCTCGCGTTCGGGCCGAACCGCCTCGCGGCCGAGCTCGAGGGCTCGAAGGCGTTCTCGAAGACCTTCATGAAGAAGTACGCGATCCCGACGGCCGACGCCGAGATCGTCACGAACCGCGCCGAGGCCGAGCGCGCCCTCAAGTCGTTCGGCCTGCCCGTCGTCTTCAAGGCCGACGGCCTCGCGGCCGGCAAGGGCGTCGTCATCGCCCAGGAGCCAGCCGAGGCGGAGCAGGCGCTCAAGCTCTTCTTCGAGGACCGCGTCTTCGGCTCGGCGGGCGACCGCGTCCTCGTGGAGCGGTTCATCTCCGGCGACGAGGTCAGCTTCATGGTGCTCTGCGACGGCGAGCGCGCGCTCCCGCTCGCGACCGTGAAGGACTACAAGAAGATCTACGACGGCGACCGCGGCCCGAACACGGGCGGCATGGGCTCGCACAGCCCGTCGGTCCTGCTGGACGCGTCGACCGCGTCCGACATCCTCGCGTTCGTCGTCCAGCCGACGCTGAAGGGAATGAAGGAAGAGGGGCGGCCGTTCCGCGGCGTCCTCTTCGTCGGCATCATTCTCGAGAAGGGCCTAAACCCGTACGTCCTCGAGTACAACGTCCGCTTCGGGGATCCCGAGACACAGGCCGTGATGCTCCGCATGGACGGCGACCTCCTGCCGTTCCTACTGGCCTCGGCCCGCGGGAAGTTCGAAGAGGGCGTCACGCCGGGTTGGCGTCGCGAGGCCACGGCCTGCCTCGTCCTGACGGCGGAGGGTTATCCCGGTCCGTACGAGAAGGGCCGCCCCATCACGGGCATCGAGGACGCCGAGGCCGAGGAGGGCGTCTTCGTCTTCCACGGCGGCACGGCCACGACCCCCGACGGCCGGCTCGTGACGGCGGGCGGCCGCGTCCTGAACGTCTGCGCGCGTTCGCGCGGGCTCTCCCAGGCGCTGAAGAAGGCGCGCGATGCGGCCGAGAAGATCCACTTCGACGGGCGGCACTTCCGCCGCGACATCGGGAAGAAGGCCCTGGAGATTCTGATGGAGCGGTCGGGCTCGCTCCTGCGCTAG